Below is a genomic region from Deltaproteobacteria bacterium.
GTAAGGAACGAGAATCCCATTGAAGCGGCAAATCGTCGTTGATTCTTCCGTCGTCGTAAAGTGGTTTGATCAAAAGGAGCCCTCTGCTTCCAACGCGATACGCATTTTAGAGGAGTTTATTGAAGGCAAATTTGAGATCATCATCCCAGACCTTCTCTTCTATGAAGTGGGCAATGTCTTCCTGAAAAAATGGCCGGGCGAATCCTATAAAATGAAAAAGGGCCTCCAAAAACTTTGGCGTCTCCCCTGGCTCCTGATGCCACTTCGCGACTCTCTTCTGAGTCGTACATTAGAAATTGCGGATCAGTGTAGAATTACCTTCTATGATAGTCTATTTCTTGTTGTCGCCGAATATTCAGGCGTTGAGTTGGTCACTGCCGATGAAAAATTTCTCAAGAAGGTCGGGAATTTTTCGTTCGCAAAATCGCTTGAAAGATTCTGAGCCTGATGGATCATTCAGCCAAACAAAGAATCCCCACCGAGACCGAGGAAAACCAAGGCGCCGGCGGCCAAGATACCACCCTTCTTCAGGCTGCTTCGTACCAAGCCATGGACCACACTCCCTGTCCTTGGTGTCGCGGAAGCGACGGCGAATCGAGCCATATGGGTACCCAAAGAGGATTCTCCCGCCACAGCAAGTACCGGTCTTAGGGTGACTTCGAGATGCGGTGGATGTTCCCTCAGCGCCGGGAACTCCCCCATCTGACGAAGCAAGGCATCTTTTGCATCTCTTGCTCGCTTTTTGGCGGTTCGAATGAGCCCAGCATTGTTTCGTATATCCTTGGCTCCATTGTCTGTTGCATTCCCCCAAAGGAGCCTCCCGGCAATATCATGATCGGCAAGGGCTTGATCAAGATACCCTTGGAGCTGACTATAGCAGGGATTTGCAAGGCCTTTTGTTCGAACTAACTCCAATGCCTCTGCATACCTTGAAAATGGGAGTCCTTGGGAAGCACCAAACAGATGAAAAAATCGATCCCCTGCCGCAGCACAATATCCATAAAGCAGTTGAACCCCGAGGTAATCCGTCGCTCCCCCACCCCCTAAATAGAGGACATTTCTGACACCCTCGAGATAATAAACAGCGCCTAAGGGAACACGGGCGTAGGCAGCGTGGATAAGATCCATTCGGGCTGCCGCAATATGCGGATCGGCAAATCGTGTCGCCTTTTTATAAACGCTGAGAACATCCCTCCATGTTACCGTTTGCCAATGAATTCCCTCAGAATGTTCTCTCAAAGCGGTCACGAACCCCCGCCAGGTTACCGCTTCTTCTCGCAATATTTTTAATTTTTCTGGAACCTCCCGAGGAAGCCCTCGAAGAATAGCCTCCAGTCGAACAAGTAATCCCTCATAGGAATCACGAAGTCCAAGTAACCCTCTTCTTACTGTTTCACGATCGGTACGTTCAAAACGATTTTGGGGTGTTACGAGATGCAGATCTCCAAATGACCTCCCCCACGAAGGTCCCCCTTCAGACTCGATACGAGGGTAATAAAGCCAGGAATCACGCGCATCGGCCCATGCGGTAATCCATTGGTCAACGATCGGTTGGGCTTCCAGAGACATCGAGTCTGTTATCGGTAATTGAATCAATATGTTGCCCCCGATCTTCAGGTCTGATACGCTCGGTTTTGTCTTGAAACTCCTTTCTGCCCAGTATCTCCTCCCGATCTCCGAGGGACCAATCCCTGAGGGGGCGGTGGTTATCGCCGAGGGGAAGATCGTTGAGATCGGTCCTCTTTCAAAAATTCGAGAAAAATACCCAGACGCACCGTCTGAAGAGTTCAACAACACTGTCCTGATGCCGGGACTTGTGAACACCGATACCCATCTCGAACTCCTCTCACTGGAGGACGACGGACGCGAGCCGAATTTTATCGACTGGTTTTTTGCGCGATTGGAACACAAACAACGACTCACGCCGACAGAGAGACGGGCAAACTTAAGCGAAGGGGTTCGCCATCTCTTACAGTGCGGAACCACCACCGTCGGTGATGTCGGTGACTACACCGGCGCCCTCTCACACTTGGACGACTTCCCGATCCGGATGACGCTCTTCCCGGAGATCCTGACTTCGGCAGAGGCTGACGTGCAGGATCGGTATCAGGCCTCACTCGCACTGGTCGAAGAGATCATCGGAAAACAATCCCCTCGCCTCACCGCTGGCATCGCCCCCTACTCCGCCTATACAGTCTCAAAAAATCTGCTGAAGGTAATCGGCCAGCAGGCGACCCAAATTCCAATCAAGATCCATGCGTCAGAATCATTCGCGGAAATGCAGTTTTTCTTTGAGTCAACCGGAGAGATTGCCGAGCGACTCTTCCCGAGGCTTGGATGGACGAACTCTCTCCCCCCTCCGCATCGCAAGACACCGATTCAGTTTCTCGACTCGATCCACCTGCTCTCAAACAGATCCCTGCTGGTCGGTTGTCTCCATCTCGCCGAAGGGGATCTTCAAACCCTTGTCAAACGACAGACTCCTGTCGTCCTGACACCACGCGCACAAAAATATCTGAAGTTAGGCGAATCACCGATCGGAAAACTTAAAAAGGCCAAAATCAAGATCGGTCTTGGAACAAATGGTCTTGGCCCAAAACAGTCCCTCTCGCTCTGGGAGGAGATGCGCCTCCTGGCAGAAGACCTCAAACCTGAAGAGATCCTTCAGATCGCCACACTCGGCGGGGCGACCGTCCTCGGTCAGGAGAAGGAGATCGGCTCGATGGAGCTTGGGAAACGGGCCGATCTGATTGCCGTCAAAATTTCACCCAAAACTTCTAGAAAAGATCTCATTCCTCATCTTATTGACCGAACGACCGAGAGAGAGATAGCGTCGGTCTTCATCGATGGGGAAAAAGTTAGAATCTAAATCGACCGGCCACAAGATCGTCGCGGATAATCGTAAGGCGGGCTTCCGCTATTTCTTCCTCGAAAGATATGAGGCGGGGATTGCCCTCACCGGTAGTGAGGTCAAATCGCTGCGGGACGGCAAGGCGAATCTCGGAGATAGTTATGTGGTCCACCAAGGGGGGAATCTGGTTCTGATCAATTGCCATATCTCCCCGTATGCACCGGCCAGCAGGATGAATCACGACCCCTTGCGCTCCCGCCGACTCCTGCTTCATGCCGAGGAGATCGAACACCTCTTGGGAAAGATGAAAGAGAGGGGGCTCACGCTGATCCCGACGAAAATCTATTTTAAAAAAGGGCGCGCCAAATGCGAGATCGCGCTCGCGAAGGGGAAGAAGTTCCACGATCAACGTGAAGAACTTCGAAAGAAGGCGCATGTGAGGGAAATCGAGCGGGCGATCAAGGGTGGGAAGAGCTGATTCTTCGTGTCGCCGCAATCCAGGCATCAGCGGCTGCCTGACAAAGCCCCTGGAGCCTTGTTGCAAAAGGGTGCTCCATGACACCCAACTGACCCCCTTCGAAACTGATTACCCATTCGGCCAGATGCCGCTCATAAAGAAAAATCCTCGCGACAACCTCAAGCCTCTTTGGATCCTGACACTGCACAAACCGATCCGGCAATTTTTGAAGTACCGTTTCACACCCACTTGCCACCTCTGAGACAATCCTCTGTCTCTCGCCAGAACTGAACTGAGCTCCCTCGAAGATAAGTCTTTCAAAGATCGCATCGATTTGTCGGTTGAGGAGTTGAATCCGTTCGGTATTCGCAAGAGAGGCTCCTGCAACTTTTTCCAATTGAAGTAACTCCATCGCCATCGTGGCAACCCGATCCGCAGCCTCAGCCTCCCTTCGATAAACCCTTCTCACAATAATTGCCCGAGAAGGATCTCTTCTCCAAGGGTAGTGATGCAAGGGGCCACTACGTGGCATCGGGCATCGGGCGGCCGAGGCCCTCCGAAACAGCGGCTGGAGAGACCAATCAGTAGAGGGCCTTAACCTCCCCAGAAATCTTCGTGTCTCTGAAAAAACTGGTAATCGAGAAGGTTGGAGATGACTCCCCCTCCTGAAAGCGGCGACAACACCCCTCGCAACCCTGCTCAAACCTCGAACTCGCATTTGACCTTACCATCGACCTTCATATAAATCAGTTGCTATGCTTCGAACCCTCTTCTTGATCTTCCTCGGCTATCTCACCTATCGTATGCTCCGTCTTTTTCTGCTCCCTATGAGAAAAGTCGATTTTCAAAAAAAGGGAAAGAGAATCGAGGCGGAAGAGATGGTCGCCTGCAACCGGTGTGGGACGTTTGTGGCTCAGAACCAGGCGATCTCTAAAAACAGCCGACTCTTCTGTAGTGTGAGTTGCTCCTCATAACGCCTCGCTAAGGGGAGGTAGTCGGAATCGCTGAACGCTTTGTTAGTGGGGTTGACCTGTCTTTTCTTTGTGGTGAATAAAATAAGCGAAAATAGCCGCGACAATCACTGTGGTCACGGCAATAGCAGCAACAATTTCCATAATTATGCCTCCCCTCCATCTTGCGGAGTGATATAAAAAGCCAGGACGATCAAAACAAACGAAAAGAAAATAGCGACCGCACTGGAAACCAGACTCGCATCTTTTGCCAAAAAAGAACCGACAGCGATCGTTGTCAAAAGATATTTCGCCACATCAAAAAAGAGCCCACCTAATGCCTTTCTCCGCTCCCGATGCGTAGTGTAATAACACAACAAATCACGGGATGATTCAATCGGTATTTTTTTGGACGCATTACGAATAGAGATTCTTATCATCGTGAATCCAAAATTCTTTTGATCGGGACCAGAAGCAGGGAAGTCTCAAAAGCGGTGGGAGTTTTTGA
It encodes:
- a CDS encoding amidohydrolase family protein is translated as MLPPIFRSDTLGFVLKLLSAQYLLPISEGPIPEGAVVIAEGKIVEIGPLSKIREKYPDAPSEEFNNTVLMPGLVNTDTHLELLSLEDDGREPNFIDWFFARLEHKQRLTPTERRANLSEGVRHLLQCGTTTVGDVGDYTGALSHLDDFPIRMTLFPEILTSAEADVQDRYQASLALVEEIIGKQSPRLTAGIAPYSAYTVSKNLLKVIGQQATQIPIKIHASESFAEMQFFFESTGEIAERLFPRLGWTNSLPPPHRKTPIQFLDSIHLLSNRSLLVGCLHLAEGDLQTLVKRQTPVVLTPRAQKYLKLGESPIGKLKKAKIKIGLGTNGLGPKQSLSLWEEMRLLAEDLKPEEILQIATLGGATVLGQEKEIGSMELGKRADLIAVKISPKTSRKDLIPHLIDRTTEREIASVFIDGEKVRI
- the smpB gene encoding SsrA-binding protein SmpB, with protein sequence MGKKLESKSTGHKIVADNRKAGFRYFFLERYEAGIALTGSEVKSLRDGKANLGDSYVVHQGGNLVLINCHISPYAPASRMNHDPLRSRRLLLHAEEIEHLLGKMKERGLTLIPTKIYFKKGRAKCEIALAKGKKFHDQREELRKKAHVREIERAIKGGKS
- a CDS encoding type II toxin-antitoxin system VapC family toxin, with translation MKRQIVVDSSVVVKWFDQKEPSASNAIRILEEFIEGKFEIIIPDLLFYEVGNVFLKKWPGESYKMKKGLQKLWRLPWLLMPLRDSLLSRTLEIADQCRITFYDSLFLVVAEYSGVELVTADEKFLKKVGNFSFAKSLERF